The DNA region TTTCCCCGTGCCGGCGAAGCCGTCCCGACGCGCCTGGCGGTCCGTTCCGAACTCCGCCGGGGCGTCTCCTGCGAGATCTGGCAGCGCGACTTCGGAGGGCAGGAACTCGTGAGCCGCCAGTACCCCGGCCGCGACGGCCTGCTTGCGGAACGCTTCGGCTGCCTGGAGCTGTGCCTGCGCTTACGCGCCCAGGACGGCGCACTCCTCTTCCAGCCGGCGGGTTCGGCGCTCGCCCTGGGCGCTCTGCGAGTAAGATTGCCGGGGATGCTCTCCCCTCGCGTCAACGCCGAGGTCGCGGCGGGCGCCGGCGATCGTGTCCAGGTGAGTGTCAGGGTGGAGGCCCCGCTCGCAGGCTTGCTGCTCGCCTACGCGGGGTACCTCGACATGGAGGAAGCTCAGCCGTGAGCACCGCGCTGTACCTGCTCTTT from Terriglobales bacterium includes:
- a CDS encoding DUF4166 domain-containing protein; the protein is MASGTSAALYPSLLGAAWTELDPKVQRMHGLGRAQGAGVFRVQRGRVLLARLTTWLLGFPRAGEAVPTRLAVRSELRRGVSCEIWQRDFGGQELVSRQYPGRDGLLAERFGCLELCLRLRAQDGALLFQPAGSALALGALRVRLPGMLSPRVNAEVAAGAGDRVQVSVRVEAPLAGLLLAYAGYLDMEEAQP